A region from the Vicia villosa cultivar HV-30 ecotype Madison, WI linkage group LG3, Vvil1.0, whole genome shotgun sequence genome encodes:
- the LOC131658700 gene encoding heavy metal-associated isoprenylated plant protein 41-like, with product MGSKRSDEGSKWLKHYCSDHQILLVGEGDFSFTLCLAKAFASATNIVASSLDTHDDVIKKYRNAKSNIDELKKLGACILHGVDATKMKSHSHLNMNSFDRVIFNFPHAGFHGKREHNLSLIKMHKDLVGGFFKNASSMIRVNGEIHVNHKTTHPYTKWNIEKLAEESFLKLMECTDFKKEDYPGYYNKRGDGNKCDKSFPLGRCSTFKFIHPRRTNGIAPSVSHCARNEVQHKEQQVSGGRSSRNCFDRRRLITLRGAKLKCLGEEV from the exons ATGGGAAGTAAAAGAAGCGATGAGGgttcaaaatggttgaaacactATTGTAGTGATCATCAAATATTGTTGGTGGGAGAGGGTGATTTCTCTTTCACCCTTTGTCTAGCCAAAGCTTTTGCTTCTGCAACCAACATTGTAGCTTCTTCTCTTGACACTCATG ATGATGTTATAAAGAAGTACAGGAATGCAAAGTCAAATATAGATGAACTGAAGAAACTAGGAGCATGTATTTTACATGGAGTTGATGCAACCAAAATGaaatctcattcacatttaaataTGAATAGCTTTGATCGGGTTATATTCAACTTCCCTCATGCAGGCTTTCATGGGAAGAGGGAACATAACTTGTCATTGATCAA GATGCATAAAGATCTTGTGGGTGGTTTCTTCAAGAATGCAAGTAGTATGATTCGGGTTAATGGTGAAATTCATGTGAATCACAAAACTACACATCCCTATACTAAGTGGAACATAGAGAAGCTTGCAGAGGAAAGCTTTCTCAAATTGATGGAGTGTACTGACTTCAAGAAGGAAGATTATCCAGGTTATTACAACAAGAGAGGAGATGGTAATAAATGTGATAAAAGTTTTCCTCTTGGTAGATGCAGCACCTTCAAATTTATCCATCCTAGAAGAACAAATGGTATTGCGCCTTCTGTATCACATTGTGCTAGAAATGAAGTccaacacaaagaacaacaagtCTCTGGAGGCAGAAGCTCAAGGAATTGTTTTGATAGGAGAAGGCTTATTACTTTGAGAGGTGCAAAGCTGAAGTGCCTTGGAGAAGAAGTTTGA
- the LOC131658701 gene encoding heavy metal-associated isoprenylated plant protein 41-like, which yields MGSKRSDEGSKWLKHYCSDHQILLVGEGDFSFSLCLAKAFASATNIVASSLDTHDDVIKKYRNAKSNIDELKKLGACILHGVDATKMKSHSHLNMKSFDRVIFNFPHAGFHGKREDNLSLIKMHKDLVGGFFKNASSMIRANGEIHVNHKTTHPYTVWNIEKLAEESFLKLMECTDFKKEDYPGYYNKRGDGNKCDKSFPLGRCSTFKFIHPRRTNGIAPSVSHCARNEVQHKEQQVSGGRSSRNCFDRRRLITLRGAKLKCLGEEV from the exons ATGGGAAGTAAAAGAAGCGATGAGGgttcaaaatggttgaaacactATTGTAGTGATCATCAAATATTGTTAGTAGGTGAGGGTGATTTCTCCTTCTCCCTTTGTCTAGCCAAAGCTTTTGCTTCTGCAACCAACATTGTGGCTTCCTCTCTTGACACTCATG ATGATGTTATAAAGAAGTACAGGAATGCAAAGTCAAATATAGATGAACTGAAGAAACTAGGAGCATGTATTTTACATGGAGTTGATGCAACCAAAATGaaatctcattcacatttaaataTGAAGAGCTTTGATCGGGTTATATTCAACTTCCCTCATGCAGGCTTTCATGGGAAGAGGGAAGATAACTTGTCATTGATCAA GATGCATAAAGATCTTGTGGGTGGTTTCTTCAAGAATGCAAGTAGTATGATTCGGGCTAATGGTGAAATTCATGTGAATCACAAAACTACACATCCCTATACTGTCTGGAACATAGAGAAGCTTGCAGAGGAAAGCTTTCTCAAATTGATGGAGTGTACTGACTTCAAGAAGGAAGATTATCCAGGTTATTACAACAAGAGAGGAGATGGTAATAAATGTGATAAAAGTTTTCCTCTTGGTAGATGCAGCACCTTCAAATTTATCCATCCTAGAAGAACAAATGGTATTGCGCCTTCTGTATCACATTGTGCTAGAAATGAAGTccaacacaaagaacaacaagtCTCTGGAGGCAGAAGCTCAAGGAATTGTTTTGATAGGAGAAGGCTTATTACTTTGAGAGGTGCAAAGCTGAAGTGCCTTGGAGAAGAAGTTTGA